The Strigops habroptila isolate Jane chromosome 13 unlocalized genomic scaffold, bStrHab1.2.pri S16, whole genome shotgun sequence genome window below encodes:
- the RAP1GAP2 gene encoding rap1 GTPase-activating protein 2 isoform X5, which translates to MLASLKIKKQELLNSADVTVPERPLSPPLTAPPTMKSAEFFEMLEKMQAPKLEEQRAGSQKHKEDYIPYPSIDEILEKGSPYPLIILPQFGGYWIEDPENLGTPTSSDSSICEEEEENLSPSTYGYKLECKGEARAYRKYFLGKDHLNFYCTASSLGNLILSIKCEEADGTEYLRIILRSKVKTLHERIPLAGFSKLPSIPQIAKAFCDDASGLKFNPVLYPKASQMIVSYDEHEVNNTFKFGVIYQKFRQTQEEELFGNNEESAAFKNFLSFLGDTITLQDFKGFRGGLDVSHGQTGAESVYTVFRDREIMFHVSTKLPFTEGDTQQLQRKRHIGNDIVAIIFQEENTPFVPDMIASNFLHAYIVVQVENPEAENTAYKVSVTAREDVPSFGPPLPSPPVFQKSPEFREFLLTKLINAENACCKSDKFAKLEDRTRAALLDNLHDELHGHTQTMLGLGPEEDKLENGGHGGFLESFKRAIRVRSHSMETMVGSQKKHHGGGIPGSLSGGIAHNSGEVTKTTFSPPVPVAAAKNQSRSPIKRRSGLFPRLHTGSESQAETRTRCDSVSGTQKTPDLGHSSQEMKSETSSNPSSPEICPNKDRPFIKLKENGRSNISRSSSSTSSFSSTAGESETLEEYDSVGSQPSTASPFKQDVFVYGASPGSESPSAAAAATPVIMSRSPTADIKNRNSPRSNLKFRFDKLSHSSSSSSH; encoded by the exons GAAACAGGAGCTGCTGAACAGCGCGGATGTGACCGTCCCGGAGCGGCCGCTGTCGCCCCCCCTCACCGCGCCGCCGACCATGAAG tctgCAGAATTCTTCgaaatgctggaaaaaatgcAG GCACCAAAACTTGAAGAACAGAGGGCTGGAAGCCAAAAACACAAG GAAGACTACATTCCATACCCCAGCATTGATGAG ATCCTGGAGAAGGGCAGCCCGTACCCGCTGATCATCCTGCCCCAGTTTGGGGGATACTGGATTGAAGACCCAGAAAACCTCGGCACGCCGACCTCATCCGACAGCAGCATctgcgaggaggaggaggagaacctCAGCCCCAGCACCTATGGCTACAAGCTGGAGTGCAAAGGAGAGGCCAGAGCCtacaggaaatatttcctgGGGAAG GatcatttaaatttttattgtaCAGCCAGCAGCCTTGGGAATCTGATCCTTTCTATTAAGTGTGAGGAGGCAGATGGCACCGAATACCTAAGGATTATACTCAG GTCCAAAGTGAAGACGTTGCATGAAAGGATCCCCCTGGCAGGATTTAGCAAGCTCCCTAGCATCCCCCAGATTGCAAAG GCCTTCTGCGACGATGCCTCTGGGCTGAAGTTCAACCCGGTTCTATACCCCAAG GCATCCCAGATGATAGTGTCTTACGATGAGCATGAGGTCAACAACACGTTCAAGTTTGGTGTGATCTACCAGAAGTTCCGGCAG ACCCAAGAGGAGGAGTTGTTTGGCAATAATGAAGAGAGCGCTGCCTTCAAGAACTTCTTAAGTTTTCTGGGAGACACCATAACACTCCAGGACTTCAAAGG TTTTCGAGGAGGTCTGGATGTCAGCCACGGGCAGACGGGAGCAGAATCTGTGTACACCGTGTTCAGGGACAGGGAGATAATGTTTCACGTCTCTACAAAGCTGCCTTTTACCGAGGGAGACACACAGCAA CTCCAGAGGAAGAGGCACATTGGCAACGACATCGTGGCAATTATCTTCCAAGAAGAGAACACGCCGTTTGTCCCAGACATGATCGCCTCCAACTTCTTGCACGCCTACATTGTCGTGCAGGTGGAGAACCCCGAGGCAGAAAACACAGCGTACAAG GTGTCGGTCACGGCTCGGGAAGACGTCCCCTCCTTCGGCCCGCCGCTGCCGAGCCCGCCGGTATTCCAGAAG AGCCCCGAGTTCCGTGAGTTCCTGCTGACCAAGCTCATCAATGCTGAGAACGCCTGCTGCAAGTCTGACAAGTTTGCGAAGCTGGAG GACCGGACGCGGGCTGCCTTGTTGGACAACCTCCATGATGAGCTCCACGGGCACACACAGAccatgctggggctggggccTGAGGAGGACAAGCTGGAGAATGGGGGTCATGGAGGCTTTCTGGAGTCGTTCAAG AGAGCCATCCGGGTGCGCAGCCACTCCATGGAGACGATGGTGGGCAGCCAGAAGAAGCACCACGGTGGCGGCATCCCAGGCAGCCTCAGCGGTGGCATCGCACACAACAGCGGCGAGGTGACCAAGACCACCTTCTCG CCCCCGGTTCCAGTAGCTGCCGCCAAGAACCAGTCTAGGAGCCCCATCAAGCGCCGCTCGGGGCTGTTCCCTCGCCTGCACACAGGGTCCGAGAGCCAGGCGGAGACCAGGACGAGGTG TGACAGTGTTTCTGGCACCCAGAAGACGCCAGATTTGGGACATTCTTCCCAAGAGATGAAGTCTGAGACCTCGTCCAACCCCAGCTCCCCTGAAATATGCCCCAACAAGGACAG GCCATTTATTAAGCTGAAAGAGAATGGAAGGTCAAACATCTCACGCTCCTCCTCGAGcaccagcagcttcagcagcacGGCGGGGGAGAGCGAGACCCTGGAGGAGTACGACAGCGTG GGGAGCCAGCCCTCCACAGCATCGCCGTTCAAGCAGGACGTGTTTGTGTACGGTGCCTCACCCGGCAGCGAGAGCCCCAGCGCGGCGGCTGCGGCCACCCCCGTCATCATGAGCAGGAGCCCCACAG
- the RAP1GAP2 gene encoding rap1 GTPase-activating protein 2 isoform X3 — protein sequence MFQRKRSVSFGGYGWIDKTMLASLKIKKQELLNSADVTVPERPLSPPLTAPPTMKSAEFFEMLEKMQAPKLEEQRAGSQKHKEDYIPYPSIDEILEKGSPYPLIILPQFGGYWIEDPENLGTPTSSDSSICEEEEENLSPSTYGYKLECKGEARAYRKYFLGKDHLNFYCTASSLGNLILSIKCEEADGTEYLRIILRSKVKTLHERIPLAGFSKLPSIPQIAKAFCDDASGLKFNPVLYPKASQMIVSYDEHEVNNTFKFGVIYQKFRQTQEEELFGNNEESAAFKNFLSFLGDTITLQDFKGFRGGLDVSHGQTGAESVYTVFRDREIMFHVSTKLPFTEGDTQQLQRKRHIGNDIVAIIFQEENTPFVPDMIASNFLHAYIVVQVENPEAENTAYKVSVTAREDVPSFGPPLPSPPVFQKSPEFREFLLTKLINAENACCKSDKFAKLEDRTRAALLDNLHDELHGHTQTMLGLGPEEDKLENGGHGGFLESFKRAIRVRSHSMETMVGSQKKHHGGGIPGSLSGGIAHNSGEVTKTTFSPPVPVAAAKNQSRSPIKRRSGLFPRLHTGSESQAETRTRCDSVSGTQKTPDLGHSSQEMKSETSSNPSSPEICPNKDRPFIKLKENGRSNISRSSSSTSSFSSTAGESETLEEYDSVGSQPSTASPFKQDVFVYGASPGSESPSAAAAATPVIMSRSPTADIKNRNSPRSNLKFRFDKLSHSSSSSSH from the exons GAAACAGGAGCTGCTGAACAGCGCGGATGTGACCGTCCCGGAGCGGCCGCTGTCGCCCCCCCTCACCGCGCCGCCGACCATGAAG tctgCAGAATTCTTCgaaatgctggaaaaaatgcAG GCACCAAAACTTGAAGAACAGAGGGCTGGAAGCCAAAAACACAAG GAAGACTACATTCCATACCCCAGCATTGATGAG ATCCTGGAGAAGGGCAGCCCGTACCCGCTGATCATCCTGCCCCAGTTTGGGGGATACTGGATTGAAGACCCAGAAAACCTCGGCACGCCGACCTCATCCGACAGCAGCATctgcgaggaggaggaggagaacctCAGCCCCAGCACCTATGGCTACAAGCTGGAGTGCAAAGGAGAGGCCAGAGCCtacaggaaatatttcctgGGGAAG GatcatttaaatttttattgtaCAGCCAGCAGCCTTGGGAATCTGATCCTTTCTATTAAGTGTGAGGAGGCAGATGGCACCGAATACCTAAGGATTATACTCAG GTCCAAAGTGAAGACGTTGCATGAAAGGATCCCCCTGGCAGGATTTAGCAAGCTCCCTAGCATCCCCCAGATTGCAAAG GCCTTCTGCGACGATGCCTCTGGGCTGAAGTTCAACCCGGTTCTATACCCCAAG GCATCCCAGATGATAGTGTCTTACGATGAGCATGAGGTCAACAACACGTTCAAGTTTGGTGTGATCTACCAGAAGTTCCGGCAG ACCCAAGAGGAGGAGTTGTTTGGCAATAATGAAGAGAGCGCTGCCTTCAAGAACTTCTTAAGTTTTCTGGGAGACACCATAACACTCCAGGACTTCAAAGG TTTTCGAGGAGGTCTGGATGTCAGCCACGGGCAGACGGGAGCAGAATCTGTGTACACCGTGTTCAGGGACAGGGAGATAATGTTTCACGTCTCTACAAAGCTGCCTTTTACCGAGGGAGACACACAGCAA CTCCAGAGGAAGAGGCACATTGGCAACGACATCGTGGCAATTATCTTCCAAGAAGAGAACACGCCGTTTGTCCCAGACATGATCGCCTCCAACTTCTTGCACGCCTACATTGTCGTGCAGGTGGAGAACCCCGAGGCAGAAAACACAGCGTACAAG GTGTCGGTCACGGCTCGGGAAGACGTCCCCTCCTTCGGCCCGCCGCTGCCGAGCCCGCCGGTATTCCAGAAG AGCCCCGAGTTCCGTGAGTTCCTGCTGACCAAGCTCATCAATGCTGAGAACGCCTGCTGCAAGTCTGACAAGTTTGCGAAGCTGGAG GACCGGACGCGGGCTGCCTTGTTGGACAACCTCCATGATGAGCTCCACGGGCACACACAGAccatgctggggctggggccTGAGGAGGACAAGCTGGAGAATGGGGGTCATGGAGGCTTTCTGGAGTCGTTCAAG AGAGCCATCCGGGTGCGCAGCCACTCCATGGAGACGATGGTGGGCAGCCAGAAGAAGCACCACGGTGGCGGCATCCCAGGCAGCCTCAGCGGTGGCATCGCACACAACAGCGGCGAGGTGACCAAGACCACCTTCTCG CCCCCGGTTCCAGTAGCTGCCGCCAAGAACCAGTCTAGGAGCCCCATCAAGCGCCGCTCGGGGCTGTTCCCTCGCCTGCACACAGGGTCCGAGAGCCAGGCGGAGACCAGGACGAGGTG TGACAGTGTTTCTGGCACCCAGAAGACGCCAGATTTGGGACATTCTTCCCAAGAGATGAAGTCTGAGACCTCGTCCAACCCCAGCTCCCCTGAAATATGCCCCAACAAGGACAG GCCATTTATTAAGCTGAAAGAGAATGGAAGGTCAAACATCTCACGCTCCTCCTCGAGcaccagcagcttcagcagcacGGCGGGGGAGAGCGAGACCCTGGAGGAGTACGACAGCGTG GGGAGCCAGCCCTCCACAGCATCGCCGTTCAAGCAGGACGTGTTTGTGTACGGTGCCTCACCCGGCAGCGAGAGCCCCAGCGCGGCGGCTGCGGCCACCCCCGTCATCATGAGCAGGAGCCCCACAG
- the RAP1GAP2 gene encoding rap1 GTPase-activating protein 2 isoform X2, translated as MPARRAGVRAAVVLIGLLHRSRKQSKEKRKQELLNSADVTVPERPLSPPLTAPPTMKSAEFFEMLEKMQAPKLEEQRAGSQKHKEDYIPYPSIDEILEKGSPYPLIILPQFGGYWIEDPENLGTPTSSDSSICEEEEENLSPSTYGYKLECKGEARAYRKYFLGKDHLNFYCTASSLGNLILSIKCEEADGTEYLRIILRSKVKTLHERIPLAGFSKLPSIPQIAKAFCDDASGLKFNPVLYPKASQMIVSYDEHEVNNTFKFGVIYQKFRQTQEEELFGNNEESAAFKNFLSFLGDTITLQDFKGFRGGLDVSHGQTGAESVYTVFRDREIMFHVSTKLPFTEGDTQQLQRKRHIGNDIVAIIFQEENTPFVPDMIASNFLHAYIVVQVENPEAENTAYKVSVTAREDVPSFGPPLPSPPVFQKSPEFREFLLTKLINAENACCKSDKFAKLEDRTRAALLDNLHDELHGHTQTMLGLGPEEDKLENGGHGGFLESFKRAIRVRSHSMETMVGSQKKHHGGGIPGSLSGGIAHNSGEVTKTTFSPPVPVAAAKNQSRSPIKRRSGLFPRLHTGSESQAETRTRCDSVSGTQKTPDLGHSSQEMKSETSSNPSSPEICPNKDRPFIKLKENGRSNISRSSSSTSSFSSTAGESETLEEYDSVGSQPSTASPFKQDVFVYGASPGSESPSAAAAATPVIMSRSPTADIKNRNSPRSNLKFRFDKLSHSSSSSSH; from the exons GAAACAGGAGCTGCTGAACAGCGCGGATGTGACCGTCCCGGAGCGGCCGCTGTCGCCCCCCCTCACCGCGCCGCCGACCATGAAG tctgCAGAATTCTTCgaaatgctggaaaaaatgcAG GCACCAAAACTTGAAGAACAGAGGGCTGGAAGCCAAAAACACAAG GAAGACTACATTCCATACCCCAGCATTGATGAG ATCCTGGAGAAGGGCAGCCCGTACCCGCTGATCATCCTGCCCCAGTTTGGGGGATACTGGATTGAAGACCCAGAAAACCTCGGCACGCCGACCTCATCCGACAGCAGCATctgcgaggaggaggaggagaacctCAGCCCCAGCACCTATGGCTACAAGCTGGAGTGCAAAGGAGAGGCCAGAGCCtacaggaaatatttcctgGGGAAG GatcatttaaatttttattgtaCAGCCAGCAGCCTTGGGAATCTGATCCTTTCTATTAAGTGTGAGGAGGCAGATGGCACCGAATACCTAAGGATTATACTCAG GTCCAAAGTGAAGACGTTGCATGAAAGGATCCCCCTGGCAGGATTTAGCAAGCTCCCTAGCATCCCCCAGATTGCAAAG GCCTTCTGCGACGATGCCTCTGGGCTGAAGTTCAACCCGGTTCTATACCCCAAG GCATCCCAGATGATAGTGTCTTACGATGAGCATGAGGTCAACAACACGTTCAAGTTTGGTGTGATCTACCAGAAGTTCCGGCAG ACCCAAGAGGAGGAGTTGTTTGGCAATAATGAAGAGAGCGCTGCCTTCAAGAACTTCTTAAGTTTTCTGGGAGACACCATAACACTCCAGGACTTCAAAGG TTTTCGAGGAGGTCTGGATGTCAGCCACGGGCAGACGGGAGCAGAATCTGTGTACACCGTGTTCAGGGACAGGGAGATAATGTTTCACGTCTCTACAAAGCTGCCTTTTACCGAGGGAGACACACAGCAA CTCCAGAGGAAGAGGCACATTGGCAACGACATCGTGGCAATTATCTTCCAAGAAGAGAACACGCCGTTTGTCCCAGACATGATCGCCTCCAACTTCTTGCACGCCTACATTGTCGTGCAGGTGGAGAACCCCGAGGCAGAAAACACAGCGTACAAG GTGTCGGTCACGGCTCGGGAAGACGTCCCCTCCTTCGGCCCGCCGCTGCCGAGCCCGCCGGTATTCCAGAAG AGCCCCGAGTTCCGTGAGTTCCTGCTGACCAAGCTCATCAATGCTGAGAACGCCTGCTGCAAGTCTGACAAGTTTGCGAAGCTGGAG GACCGGACGCGGGCTGCCTTGTTGGACAACCTCCATGATGAGCTCCACGGGCACACACAGAccatgctggggctggggccTGAGGAGGACAAGCTGGAGAATGGGGGTCATGGAGGCTTTCTGGAGTCGTTCAAG AGAGCCATCCGGGTGCGCAGCCACTCCATGGAGACGATGGTGGGCAGCCAGAAGAAGCACCACGGTGGCGGCATCCCAGGCAGCCTCAGCGGTGGCATCGCACACAACAGCGGCGAGGTGACCAAGACCACCTTCTCG CCCCCGGTTCCAGTAGCTGCCGCCAAGAACCAGTCTAGGAGCCCCATCAAGCGCCGCTCGGGGCTGTTCCCTCGCCTGCACACAGGGTCCGAGAGCCAGGCGGAGACCAGGACGAGGTG TGACAGTGTTTCTGGCACCCAGAAGACGCCAGATTTGGGACATTCTTCCCAAGAGATGAAGTCTGAGACCTCGTCCAACCCCAGCTCCCCTGAAATATGCCCCAACAAGGACAG GCCATTTATTAAGCTGAAAGAGAATGGAAGGTCAAACATCTCACGCTCCTCCTCGAGcaccagcagcttcagcagcacGGCGGGGGAGAGCGAGACCCTGGAGGAGTACGACAGCGTG GGGAGCCAGCCCTCCACAGCATCGCCGTTCAAGCAGGACGTGTTTGTGTACGGTGCCTCACCCGGCAGCGAGAGCCCCAGCGCGGCGGCTGCGGCCACCCCCGTCATCATGAGCAGGAGCCCCACAG
- the RAP1GAP2 gene encoding rap1 GTPase-activating protein 2 isoform X4, with product MPARRAGVRAAVVLIGLLHRSRKQSKEKRKQELLNSADVTVPERPLSPPLTAPPTMKAPKLEEQRAGSQKHKEDYIPYPSIDEILEKGSPYPLIILPQFGGYWIEDPENLGTPTSSDSSICEEEEENLSPSTYGYKLECKGEARAYRKYFLGKDHLNFYCTASSLGNLILSIKCEEADGTEYLRIILRSKVKTLHERIPLAGFSKLPSIPQIAKAFCDDASGLKFNPVLYPKASQMIVSYDEHEVNNTFKFGVIYQKFRQTQEEELFGNNEESAAFKNFLSFLGDTITLQDFKGFRGGLDVSHGQTGAESVYTVFRDREIMFHVSTKLPFTEGDTQQLQRKRHIGNDIVAIIFQEENTPFVPDMIASNFLHAYIVVQVENPEAENTAYKVSVTAREDVPSFGPPLPSPPVFQKSPEFREFLLTKLINAENACCKSDKFAKLEDRTRAALLDNLHDELHGHTQTMLGLGPEEDKLENGGHGGFLESFKRAIRVRSHSMETMVGSQKKHHGGGIPGSLSGGIAHNSGEVTKTTFSPPVPVAAAKNQSRSPIKRRSGLFPRLHTGSESQAETRTRCDSVSGTQKTPDLGHSSQEMKSETSSNPSSPEICPNKDRPFIKLKENGRSNISRSSSSTSSFSSTAGESETLEEYDSVGSQPSTASPFKQDVFVYGASPGSESPSAAAAATPVIMSRSPTADIKNRNSPRSNLKFRFDKLSHSSSSSSH from the exons GAAACAGGAGCTGCTGAACAGCGCGGATGTGACCGTCCCGGAGCGGCCGCTGTCGCCCCCCCTCACCGCGCCGCCGACCATGAAG GCACCAAAACTTGAAGAACAGAGGGCTGGAAGCCAAAAACACAAG GAAGACTACATTCCATACCCCAGCATTGATGAG ATCCTGGAGAAGGGCAGCCCGTACCCGCTGATCATCCTGCCCCAGTTTGGGGGATACTGGATTGAAGACCCAGAAAACCTCGGCACGCCGACCTCATCCGACAGCAGCATctgcgaggaggaggaggagaacctCAGCCCCAGCACCTATGGCTACAAGCTGGAGTGCAAAGGAGAGGCCAGAGCCtacaggaaatatttcctgGGGAAG GatcatttaaatttttattgtaCAGCCAGCAGCCTTGGGAATCTGATCCTTTCTATTAAGTGTGAGGAGGCAGATGGCACCGAATACCTAAGGATTATACTCAG GTCCAAAGTGAAGACGTTGCATGAAAGGATCCCCCTGGCAGGATTTAGCAAGCTCCCTAGCATCCCCCAGATTGCAAAG GCCTTCTGCGACGATGCCTCTGGGCTGAAGTTCAACCCGGTTCTATACCCCAAG GCATCCCAGATGATAGTGTCTTACGATGAGCATGAGGTCAACAACACGTTCAAGTTTGGTGTGATCTACCAGAAGTTCCGGCAG ACCCAAGAGGAGGAGTTGTTTGGCAATAATGAAGAGAGCGCTGCCTTCAAGAACTTCTTAAGTTTTCTGGGAGACACCATAACACTCCAGGACTTCAAAGG TTTTCGAGGAGGTCTGGATGTCAGCCACGGGCAGACGGGAGCAGAATCTGTGTACACCGTGTTCAGGGACAGGGAGATAATGTTTCACGTCTCTACAAAGCTGCCTTTTACCGAGGGAGACACACAGCAA CTCCAGAGGAAGAGGCACATTGGCAACGACATCGTGGCAATTATCTTCCAAGAAGAGAACACGCCGTTTGTCCCAGACATGATCGCCTCCAACTTCTTGCACGCCTACATTGTCGTGCAGGTGGAGAACCCCGAGGCAGAAAACACAGCGTACAAG GTGTCGGTCACGGCTCGGGAAGACGTCCCCTCCTTCGGCCCGCCGCTGCCGAGCCCGCCGGTATTCCAGAAG AGCCCCGAGTTCCGTGAGTTCCTGCTGACCAAGCTCATCAATGCTGAGAACGCCTGCTGCAAGTCTGACAAGTTTGCGAAGCTGGAG GACCGGACGCGGGCTGCCTTGTTGGACAACCTCCATGATGAGCTCCACGGGCACACACAGAccatgctggggctggggccTGAGGAGGACAAGCTGGAGAATGGGGGTCATGGAGGCTTTCTGGAGTCGTTCAAG AGAGCCATCCGGGTGCGCAGCCACTCCATGGAGACGATGGTGGGCAGCCAGAAGAAGCACCACGGTGGCGGCATCCCAGGCAGCCTCAGCGGTGGCATCGCACACAACAGCGGCGAGGTGACCAAGACCACCTTCTCG CCCCCGGTTCCAGTAGCTGCCGCCAAGAACCAGTCTAGGAGCCCCATCAAGCGCCGCTCGGGGCTGTTCCCTCGCCTGCACACAGGGTCCGAGAGCCAGGCGGAGACCAGGACGAGGTG TGACAGTGTTTCTGGCACCCAGAAGACGCCAGATTTGGGACATTCTTCCCAAGAGATGAAGTCTGAGACCTCGTCCAACCCCAGCTCCCCTGAAATATGCCCCAACAAGGACAG GCCATTTATTAAGCTGAAAGAGAATGGAAGGTCAAACATCTCACGCTCCTCCTCGAGcaccagcagcttcagcagcacGGCGGGGGAGAGCGAGACCCTGGAGGAGTACGACAGCGTG GGGAGCCAGCCCTCCACAGCATCGCCGTTCAAGCAGGACGTGTTTGTGTACGGTGCCTCACCCGGCAGCGAGAGCCCCAGCGCGGCGGCTGCGGCCACCCCCGTCATCATGAGCAGGAGCCCCACAG
- the RAP1GAP2 gene encoding rap1 GTPase-activating protein 2 isoform X6, translated as MKSAEFFEMLEKMQAPKLEEQRAGSQKHKEDYIPYPSIDEILEKGSPYPLIILPQFGGYWIEDPENLGTPTSSDSSICEEEEENLSPSTYGYKLECKGEARAYRKYFLGKDHLNFYCTASSLGNLILSIKCEEADGTEYLRIILRSKVKTLHERIPLAGFSKLPSIPQIAKAFCDDASGLKFNPVLYPKASQMIVSYDEHEVNNTFKFGVIYQKFRQTQEEELFGNNEESAAFKNFLSFLGDTITLQDFKGFRGGLDVSHGQTGAESVYTVFRDREIMFHVSTKLPFTEGDTQQLQRKRHIGNDIVAIIFQEENTPFVPDMIASNFLHAYIVVQVENPEAENTAYKVSVTAREDVPSFGPPLPSPPVFQKSPEFREFLLTKLINAENACCKSDKFAKLEDRTRAALLDNLHDELHGHTQTMLGLGPEEDKLENGGHGGFLESFKRAIRVRSHSMETMVGSQKKHHGGGIPGSLSGGIAHNSGEVTKTTFSPPVPVAAAKNQSRSPIKRRSGLFPRLHTGSESQAETRTRCDSVSGTQKTPDLGHSSQEMKSETSSNPSSPEICPNKDRPFIKLKENGRSNISRSSSSTSSFSSTAGESETLEEYDSVGSQPSTASPFKQDVFVYGASPGSESPSAAAAATPVIMSRSPTADIKNRNSPRSNLKFRFDKLSHSSSSSSH; from the exons ATGAAG tctgCAGAATTCTTCgaaatgctggaaaaaatgcAG GCACCAAAACTTGAAGAACAGAGGGCTGGAAGCCAAAAACACAAG GAAGACTACATTCCATACCCCAGCATTGATGAG ATCCTGGAGAAGGGCAGCCCGTACCCGCTGATCATCCTGCCCCAGTTTGGGGGATACTGGATTGAAGACCCAGAAAACCTCGGCACGCCGACCTCATCCGACAGCAGCATctgcgaggaggaggaggagaacctCAGCCCCAGCACCTATGGCTACAAGCTGGAGTGCAAAGGAGAGGCCAGAGCCtacaggaaatatttcctgGGGAAG GatcatttaaatttttattgtaCAGCCAGCAGCCTTGGGAATCTGATCCTTTCTATTAAGTGTGAGGAGGCAGATGGCACCGAATACCTAAGGATTATACTCAG GTCCAAAGTGAAGACGTTGCATGAAAGGATCCCCCTGGCAGGATTTAGCAAGCTCCCTAGCATCCCCCAGATTGCAAAG GCCTTCTGCGACGATGCCTCTGGGCTGAAGTTCAACCCGGTTCTATACCCCAAG GCATCCCAGATGATAGTGTCTTACGATGAGCATGAGGTCAACAACACGTTCAAGTTTGGTGTGATCTACCAGAAGTTCCGGCAG ACCCAAGAGGAGGAGTTGTTTGGCAATAATGAAGAGAGCGCTGCCTTCAAGAACTTCTTAAGTTTTCTGGGAGACACCATAACACTCCAGGACTTCAAAGG TTTTCGAGGAGGTCTGGATGTCAGCCACGGGCAGACGGGAGCAGAATCTGTGTACACCGTGTTCAGGGACAGGGAGATAATGTTTCACGTCTCTACAAAGCTGCCTTTTACCGAGGGAGACACACAGCAA CTCCAGAGGAAGAGGCACATTGGCAACGACATCGTGGCAATTATCTTCCAAGAAGAGAACACGCCGTTTGTCCCAGACATGATCGCCTCCAACTTCTTGCACGCCTACATTGTCGTGCAGGTGGAGAACCCCGAGGCAGAAAACACAGCGTACAAG GTGTCGGTCACGGCTCGGGAAGACGTCCCCTCCTTCGGCCCGCCGCTGCCGAGCCCGCCGGTATTCCAGAAG AGCCCCGAGTTCCGTGAGTTCCTGCTGACCAAGCTCATCAATGCTGAGAACGCCTGCTGCAAGTCTGACAAGTTTGCGAAGCTGGAG GACCGGACGCGGGCTGCCTTGTTGGACAACCTCCATGATGAGCTCCACGGGCACACACAGAccatgctggggctggggccTGAGGAGGACAAGCTGGAGAATGGGGGTCATGGAGGCTTTCTGGAGTCGTTCAAG AGAGCCATCCGGGTGCGCAGCCACTCCATGGAGACGATGGTGGGCAGCCAGAAGAAGCACCACGGTGGCGGCATCCCAGGCAGCCTCAGCGGTGGCATCGCACACAACAGCGGCGAGGTGACCAAGACCACCTTCTCG CCCCCGGTTCCAGTAGCTGCCGCCAAGAACCAGTCTAGGAGCCCCATCAAGCGCCGCTCGGGGCTGTTCCCTCGCCTGCACACAGGGTCCGAGAGCCAGGCGGAGACCAGGACGAGGTG TGACAGTGTTTCTGGCACCCAGAAGACGCCAGATTTGGGACATTCTTCCCAAGAGATGAAGTCTGAGACCTCGTCCAACCCCAGCTCCCCTGAAATATGCCCCAACAAGGACAG GCCATTTATTAAGCTGAAAGAGAATGGAAGGTCAAACATCTCACGCTCCTCCTCGAGcaccagcagcttcagcagcacGGCGGGGGAGAGCGAGACCCTGGAGGAGTACGACAGCGTG GGGAGCCAGCCCTCCACAGCATCGCCGTTCAAGCAGGACGTGTTTGTGTACGGTGCCTCACCCGGCAGCGAGAGCCCCAGCGCGGCGGCTGCGGCCACCCCCGTCATCATGAGCAGGAGCCCCACAG